The following are encoded together in the Arthrobacter sp. Y-9 genome:
- a CDS encoding transglycosylase family protein, whose product MKQNAISLATRRSLAVVAASGAILGGVALAAPAANAAGESTWDALAQCESGGNWSINTGNGYYGGLQFDQSTWQAYGGTGSAAQASKSQQIAVAEKVQANQGWGAWPSCSAQLGLSGNGGGSAAAAPAPAQNTQIQAQGQYTQQAPEQAPVEQAPVQQAPVEQTQPAPRHAAEVPVTGETYTVKSGDTLAKIAQKLGLKGGWELLADANANTVTDVNLIFPGQELQIPAE is encoded by the coding sequence ATGAAGCAGAACGCAATCTCCCTGGCTACCCGTCGCTCTCTTGCAGTCGTCGCCGCTTCCGGCGCGATCCTCGGTGGAGTCGCCCTCGCGGCTCCCGCGGCGAATGCAGCCGGCGAGTCCACCTGGGATGCACTGGCTCAGTGCGAGTCGGGTGGCAACTGGTCCATCAACACGGGCAACGGCTACTACGGTGGCCTGCAGTTCGACCAGAGCACGTGGCAGGCCTACGGCGGCACCGGTTCCGCCGCCCAGGCCTCCAAGTCCCAGCAGATCGCCGTCGCCGAGAAGGTCCAGGCGAACCAGGGCTGGGGCGCCTGGCCGTCCTGCTCCGCCCAGCTGGGCCTCTCGGGCAACGGCGGCGGTTCCGCCGCTGCGGCCCCGGCCCCGGCGCAGAACACCCAGATCCAGGCCCAGGGTCAGTACACCCAGCAGGCCCCTGAGCAGGCTCCCGTGGAGCAGGCCCCGGTCCAGCAGGCTCCTGTCGAGCAGACGCAGCCCGCTCCGCGCCACGCGGCCGAGGTCCCCGTGACCGGTGAGACCTACACGGTCAAGTCCGGCGACACCCTCGCCAAGATCGCGCAGAAGCTCGGTCTGAAGGGCGGCTGGGAGCTCCTGGCCGATGCCAACGCGAACACCGTGACCGACGTGAACCTGATCTTCCCGGGTCAGGAGCTGCAGATCCCCGCCGAGTAA